AAGAGATCGAGAAAAGGGCAGAAGAGATGTGTAAGGCAGAAAGGATGCATCGCGAAGGGAGCCTCCCCAAGAGAACCAACCATTGTGATACCAAGGTAAACAACATCCTCTTCGACCAGCAGGACGAAGTGCTCTGCGTGGTGGACCTTGACACGGTGATGCCGGGGTACGTGCTTTCTGATTTTGGTGATTTCATCCGTACCGGTGCAAACAACGGTGCGGAGGATGACCAGGATCTGGACAACGTGTCGCTCAACCTGCCCATTTTTGAAGGGTATGCACGTGGTTACCTGCAGAAAGCAGCCTCCTTCCTGACAGAGGTGGAGATTGAACATCTGGCCTACGGAGCCAAGCTGCTCACTTATATGCAGACGGTTCGCTTCTTCTCCGACTACCTGGATGGTGACACCTATTACAAGATTGCCTATCCGGAACACAATCTGGTACGCACTAAAGCACAGTTCAAACTGTTGCAGAGCCTCGAAGAACACTATGATGAGATGCAGCGCATTGTACGGGAAGCTGTTGTCCGTTGATAAATTAATATGACAAAACAAGCGGTGTAAAGAAATATTTACTATCTTTGCACCGCTTTATTTTGAGGAAAAAACGTGGCAAAGTTTAGTTTGTACAATATTTCCCTGAAAAACCTTTCCTTCGGAACCCATACCTACGCGTATGATCTGGACCGAAAATTTTTCGAAGCCATTGATGGTGACGAAGTAAGGAAAGGAAATGTGAAGGTGATGGTGACCGTGAAGCGAACCTCATCAACCTTTGAGTTTGATTTTGAACTGAAAGGAGTGGTGCAGGTGCCCTGCACACGTTGCCTCGACGACATGAACCAGGAGGTGGATACAACAAACCGTCTGATTGTGAAGTTCGGTAAGGAGTATTCAGAAGAGAGCGATGAGATTGTGATCATCCCCGAAGAGGAGGGAGAAATAAACATCGCATGGTTTCTCTACGAGTTTGTTGCGCTGTGCATCCCCATCAAGCATGTTCATCCCGCGGGTGAATGCAATCGCGCCGTTTCATCAAAACTGCGCAAGCACAGGGCTGTCAGCACCGATGAGGAGGACGCCGATGATGAGATCGCCGATGACGATGAACTTGCAAGTGAAGAGGATTCACAAACAGGCGATCCGCGATGGGATGCCTTGAAAGGGCTCAGTTTTGAAGACAATGATTGATATAAACAGTAAAAAGTAAATAATAAAATGGCACATCCTAAAAGAAGACAGTCTTCTGCAAGACAAGGTAAAAGAAGGGCACACGATCATGCGAAAATGCCTACCATGGCTATATGCCCCAACTGCGGTGCATGGCACATCTACCACACCGTATGTGGTGAATGTGGCTACTACAGGGGTAAGCTGGCAATTGAAAAAGAGGTGACAGCATAAGGTACTCTTGGCGATACATGAAAAAACCCTGAAACAATCTGATCGTTTTCAGGGTTTTTTATTCATTCAACTCTTATTTGAACGATGATGAGACAACAAAATGCAGTAATCACCGGTATCGCGGCCAGTCTGCCGGACTATATACTCACCAACGAGGAACTTTCAACCATGGTCGACACCACCGATGAGTGGATCATGACGCGTGTGGGAATCAAGGAGAGGCGTATCCTCAAAGGTGAAGAGATGGGTATCTCGGTGCTTGGCACAAAAGCTGTGGCAGATCTGCTTGCCAAAACAGGTACCGCGCCCCAGGAGGTGGATGCGGTGATCTTTGCCACCTCCACTCCCGATCACTTCTTCCCGTCTGCCGCATCAATCGTTGCAGAGAACAATCACATTAAAAATGCCTTTTGTTTTGATATGGAGGTTGCCTGCTCCGGCTTTGTGTATGGACTGGAGATCTGCAACGGACTGATCAAAACGGGGAAGTACAAGAAGATTATCCTGTTGGCAGGCGACAAGATGTCGGCCATTACCAACTACAACGATCGTACTACCTGTCCGCTTTTCGGAGATGCCGCCGCGGCTGTGCTGATTGAACCGACAGATGAAGAGCTTGGAATCATCGATGCAGAGTTGCATTCTGACGGAGTGGGATACAAACCTTTGCACATGAAGGCGGGCGGAAGCAAGTACCCTGCCAGCCATGAGACGGTCGACAAGAATGAACATACGGTCTACCAGGATGGCAAGGTGGTTTTTAAGTACGCCGTGTCACGAATGGCTGAGGTTTCGGAAAGCATCATGAAGCGAAACAACCTGACAGCCGATGATGTAGATTGGCTGGTGCCACACCAGGCCAACCTGCGGATCATAGATGCCACCGTGGAGCGTACCGGTTTGTCGACTGACAAGGTGATGGTGAACATCGAACGCTATGGCAACACCAGCGCAGGTACGATACCGGTCTGCCTGTGGGAGTGGGAATCAAAACTCCGAAAAGGAGACAACATCATCCTCACCGCCTTTGGCGCCGGTTTTTCCTGGGGGAGTGTCTACTTGAAATGGGGTTACGACGGAAACAAGGAAACAGATAAAAAGTAACAATGGAACAGAGGAAGCATCGTTCCGGCTTTGTCAACATCGTTGGAAATCCCAACGTGGGTAAATCGACCCTGATGAACCGACTGGTGGGGGAGAAGATCTCGATTATCACCGCCAAGGCACAAACAACGCGCCACCGGATCATCGGCATCGTGAACAAACCGGGGTACCAGGTGGTCTATTCCGATACACCCGGCGTGTTGCGTCCCAACTACAAGCTGCAGGAGCAGATGCTGACATTCTCGCTTTCGGCCCTGCAGGATGCTGATGTACTGCTCTACGTGACCGACGTGGTGGAGAAGGTTGACAAGAATGATGTGTTCCTCGCGAAAGTACAGCAGTTGGATCTGCCGCTGCTGCTGTTGATCAATAAAATTGACCAGACCACGCAGGAGGCGCTGGAGCAATTGGTAATGCAATGGCAAACCCTGTTGCCCAAAGCGGAGATCTATCCCATCTCGGCGTTGAACAACTTCAGTGTGGACCTTGTTCAGAAAAGAGTCCTGGAACTATTGCCTGAGTCACCTCCCTATTTCGAGAAGGATGCGCTGACCGACAAGCCGGCCCGTTTCTTCGTGGCAGAGATCATCCGGGAGAAGGCGCTTTTGCTTTACCAGAAAGAGGTTCCCTATGCCATTGAGGCCATTGTGGAGGAGTTTCTGGAAGAGAAGGATATCATCCGGATCAGGGCGATCATCCTGGTGGAGCGCGATACCCAGAAGGGGATTGTGATCGGTCACAAGGGTGAATCGCTCAAAAAACTGGGAACGATGGCCCGCAAAGATATAGAACGTTTCTTCGAGAAGAAGATTTACCTCCAGCTCTATGTAAAGGTAGAGAAGGACTGGCGCAACCGGGATAACCTGTTAAAAACCTTCGGATACAAACTGGACTGAAGATGATTAGCAATAAGCAAATCCTCAAATTCTCAAATCAACTCATCAGCGAATCAACAACATTATGCAAAACTTAGTAGCGATTGTGGGACGTCCCAACGTGGGAAAATCCACCCTTTTCAACCGATTGACACAAAGCCGTGAGGCTATTGTGACGGAGACTGCCGGCACCACCCGCGACCGTCAGTACGGCAAAGTCAACTGGAACGGGAAGGAGTTTTCACTGGTCGATACTGGTGGATGGGTGGTCGACTCCGATGATGTGATGGAGGATGAGATCAACAAACAGGTGCGCATTGCGATGGACGAGGCAGATGTGATTCTCTTCGTAGTGGATGTGATGAATGGGTTGACCGATCTTGACACCAGTGTGGCACATATGCTACGTCGATCCGGCAAACCGGTAGTGGTGGTCTCCAACAAATCAGACAACTTCGATCTTGGACACCAGGCAGCCGAATTTTATACACTGGGTCTGGGTGATCCATTCAGTGTCTCTGCCATCAACGGATCCGGCACCGGTGATCTGCTCGATCATATTCTCACACTTTTCACCAGTAGCGGCGAGGAGGAGGTGCTGGATGATGTCCCCCGGTTTGCAGTGGTGGGACGTCCCAATGCCGGAAAATCTTCCATCATCAATGCATTGATAGGTGAGGAACGGAGCATTGTAACTGACATTGCCGGCACCACACGCGACTCCATTTACATGCGCTACAATAAGTTCGGCATGGATTTTTATCTCGTCGATACTGCCGGTATCCGTAAGCGGGGAAAGGTGAACGAAGATCTGGAATACTTCTCGGTTATTCGCTCCATTCGTGTAATTGAGAATGCGGATGTTTGTATCCTGATGCTGGATGCAACCCGCGGCATCGAGAGCCAGGACCTCAATATCTTTTCACTGATTCAAAAGAACCGCAAGGGGCTGGTGGTCTTTGTCAACAAGTGGGACCTGGTGGAAGGCAAAGATAACATGGTGATCAAGACTTTTGAGAATGCCATCCGCCAGCGACTGGCACCATTTACCGACTTCCCCATCATCTTTGGTTCGGCACTTACAAAACAGCGAATCTTGAAAGTGATGGACCTTGCCAAGGAGGTTTATCTGAATAAAAAAAGAAAAGTGGCTACCAGCAAGCTTAATGAAAAGCTGTTACCCATCATTGAGCGTACTCCTCCTCCAGCCATCAAAGGGAAATATATCAAGGTGAAATACATCACCCAACTGCCCAAAACACAAGTACCTTCCTTTGTCTTTTTCTGCAATTTGCCACAATGGATCAAAGAGCCCTATAAGCGGTTCATCGAGAATCGCATGCGTGAGATATGGGACTTCTCAGGTACACCCATCAACATCTTTTTCAGAGAAAAATGAGCTGTTGTACAAGCATACCCGCCGGTTAACCACTGGCGGGTTTTTTTTTGTCTTCACAAATCAACCCTTCAGCACTACCCCATATCCGGTTTACAGAACGTTAACTAAACAGTTGCATGGTTCTATCTGCAAAAATAAATCAAAAAAACAGATGTTTTCCCAAAAATAATGCGTTAATTTGCAGTTATTGAAAAAAAAAGTGGTTGGTAAAAAACTACTATCGTGTTATAAAAAACTAAAAAATGAACAGCAACATCCCAATCGGATGGTTGGGGTATAACGAAGGGACTACTGATGAATACGAACAACAATCTTGATGAGAAAAATTTAACCATCGAAACTGAAAACAAAGAGATGCATCCGGAGCCTGATGTGCCGGTCCAGGAGTCTAAGGTAGATACCCCTCAAGCTGAAGAGGTTCAGGAAGCGGATCAAACCGCAGAAACCGATGCAGATACTCTCCCGGAAAGGCAGGAAGTTAATGAAGACTCTGACCAGAAATTGGTCGGGGAAACTGTCGACTCTACTGTTTCCGAAGTTCTGCCTGATGTTGCAGCATCTGTCTCGGAAGAGACTGATGAACAGCAGGAAAAAGAACAGGAGAAAATTGATTACCATTTGGAAGATGGTGATACAAGTGAGTCGGATGAGACCGGTAGTGAGGAAGAAGAATCGGATGATGATTCTGAATCAGACGATCAAACCGGTACCCTGTTAACCGTTGATGAAATTGTACTGAAGCTTCGGGGATTGCTGGATGAAGAACGTCCTCAGAGAAAAGATATCGATGAGTACAAAAATCAATTCTATCGCACGCTGCGCAATGAAATTGAGGGTCAAAAACAAGCATTTCTCTCTGCCGGAGGTGAAGAGATCGATTTTGTAGCCAACGAGCCTGCCCTTTTCGTTGAAGGGAAAGAGTTGTTGCAGAAGATCAGAGAGAAGCGATCAGCCATTACGGCCATGGAAGAGGCCGAGAAAGAGAAGAATGTAGCCAGGAAACTGGCCATCATTGAACAGGTAAAACAGTTGACACAGAACCAGGGTCAGGAGGATTTCAACAAGGTTTACCAGGAGTTCAAATCACTGCAGCAGGAATGGAACGAGATCAAGATGATCCCCCAGGCCAGGGTGAACGAGCTTTGGAAATCTTATCAGCATTACGTGGAGATTTTTTATGATCTGGTTCGGATCAACAACGAGTTCAGGGAATATGATTTCAAGAAGAATCTTGAATCGAAAACCGAGCTGTGTGAAGCCGCCGAGAGACTTGATGAGGAGTCTGATGTGGTTTCTGCCTTCCATCAGTTGCAGAATCTTCACCAGGAGTGGCGTGAGATTGGACCGGTATCCAGGAAGGAGAGGGAAGAGATATGGAATCGATTCAAAGAGGCCTCAACCAGTATCAACAAGAAATACCAGGCACATTTTGAGGCACTCAGGGGCAAGGAAGATGAGAACCTGGAACTGAAGACATCGCTCTGTGAAAAGCTGGAGGCAATAGACTACAGCCAGATTAAAACAATCAGAGACTGGAACAGCAAGGTGAAGGAGGTACTGGAGATTCAGACGCAGTGGCGCCAGATTGGATATGTACCACGCAAATGGAACACCAAGATATACAAACGTTACCGTGCCGCCTGTGATTTCTTTTTCCGTTCGAAGAATGAATATTATAAAACGCTGCGGAACGAGATGGAGGAGAACCTCCGGAAGAAAATGGAACTTTGTGAGCGTGCGGAGGCGATGAAAGAGAGCCAGGATTGGAGGAAAACCACCCAGGATTTTATTGAGATTCAGAAAGAGTGGAAGAATATTGGCATCGTGCCGCATAAATATGTGGATTCAGTTTGGAAACGATTTATCGCTGCCTGTGACTATTTCTTCGAACAGAAAAAAATACATACCTCTTCACAGAACGAAGAAGAATCGAAGAATCTGGATGCCAAGAAAAAAATCGTGGAGAAGATCAACCAGCTCGATCCTTCGCTTTCTGCCGAGGATGCATTGTCGTTGCTGCATAATCTGATGGACGAATGGTACGCCATCGGACATGTGCCCTACAAGATGAAAGATCGTGTCTACAGGGAGTTCTACGATGCTACTGAAGCTCAGTTTGACCGACTTAACATCGACAAAGAGGAACGCAAGTTGGAGAGCTTCAAATCCAATATTGCTGACATGAGTCGTTCGGGAAATGCCCAAAGCCAGCTGCTGCGTGAGCGTGAAAAGTTGATGCGTCAGTATGACCGGATGAAAAATGAACTGCAAACCTACGAGAATAACATCGGTTTCCTCTCCGTTTCCTCCAAGAAAGGCAATCATCTGGTGGATGACATGAACCAGAAGGTGGAGAAGATCAAGACTGAATTGCAGATGATCTTAAAAAAAATTGAGACCCTCGATAAGGAACTGTAACAAGAGCTCCATCTAAAATGAATTTATAAACAGCAGCCGTTGAATGCGGTTGCTGTTTTTGTGGATAAAATGATGAGATTTGGAGTGAATTGATTTAAATCGTAATTTTACCTTTCCAAATGATATTATGTTGAGGTAGATTGCGACAATAAAGTCTATTTGAGATGCTTATTTTGAACACTAATTTTAATGAAAAACAGATGAAACTTAATCGAATGATCTGGCTTATGGCGCTGATTGCCGTGGTTGGATGTACAAACAAACAGAAAGAGGCTCCCGCTGAGCAAACAACGTTATCGGGATTGAAGAAAACCGATTTTCAGTCGGAAGTGAACGGCGATTCAACAGACCTGTATCTGCTGATAAACGCTAATGGGATGGAAGTTGCAATCACCAATTACGGTGGACGCATTGTCTCAGTGATGGCGCCCGATAAAGAGGGCAATATGAAGGATGTCGTGCTGGGGTTCGATAACATTGAGGATTACATGGCTGTCAACAATGATTTCGGTGCCACGATCGGACGCTACGCAAACCGTATTGCAAATGGGAAAGTGACGATTGATGGTGTCGAATATGATTTGCCTAAGAATAATTTCGGACATACCCTCCATGGTGGTCCGAACGGTTTCCAGAAGCAGATTTTCAAAGCGTTGCAACCTGACAGTCAAAGTGTGGTGCTTACTTATCTGTCTGTAGATGGTGAGGAAAACTTCCCTGGCAACCTGAATGTAAAGGTGACCATGACGCTTACCGACAACAACGCCATCGATATCGTATATGAGGCTGAAACCGACAAGGAGACCGTAGTGAACCTTACCAACCACTCCTATTTTAATCTAAGTGGTGATCCCAGTCAGACCATCCTCGATCATATGTTGATGGTTTATGCGGATGAGTACACTCCTGTAGACGAGACATTTATGACAACTGGCGCCATCGAGAAAGTAGAAGGCACACCCATGGATTTCAGAACAGCGGTTGCCATTGGAGAGAAGGTTGATCAATATGATTTTGAACAGTTGAAGAATGGTGACGGTTACGACCACAACTGGGTGTTGAACACCAATGGTGACGTGTCGATGGTGGCAGCTTCTGTATGGTCTCCCGTGACTGGTATCAAGCTCGATGTTTATACCAACGAGCCGGGCATTCAGATCTATTCAGGCAATTTCCTTGATGGCACTGTAACGGGGAAAAAGGAGATCACCTATCAGAAACGTGCTGCTGTCTGTCTGGAGACGCAGAAATTTCCCGATTCGCCCAACAAGCCGGATTGGCCCTCTCCCTATCTGAAACCGGGTGAAAAATACAGCAGCCGTTGTATTTATCAATTTTCGGTAATAGACTAATCGATTCTTAACAGATCAAGCATATGGAAAGCTTATCCAATCTGCCCGAATGGCTGATCATCCTGATCGTCATACTGTCCCTGTTCGACTCAGTGTTGAAACTGATCGCACTCTGGAGAGCAGCCCGTAACAATCATCTGGTCTGGTTCATTTGCCTGGCTATTTTCAATACAGTGGGTATTCTACCCATTGTGTACCTGGTATTGAATAAGAACAAAGCGATTCCCAAAGCCGAATAGATTTTTCGTGAACAAAGAGTGAGGGTGGAGCCGGCAACGGTCCACCCTCTTTTCATTTTGCATGCGTTACGATAATTCAGATTCCTGTGATCTGATGCTTTGCATAATAGCTGCACCACTCCCTTATTCCACAGCTCTCGCATTTGGGCTTCCGTGCCACACAGACATACCGGCCATGCAGGATCAGCCAGTGATGCGCTTTTGAGAGGAGTGGGGCAGGGATATGTTTTACCAACTCCCGCTCCGTCTCCAGCGGTGTTTTTGAATTGCGGGTGAGACCTATACGGTTGGCCACGCGGAACACATGGGTGTCCACCGGCATGGCCGGCTTATCGAATGCCACGGCCAGTATCACGTTGGCTGTCTTGCGTCCCACTCCGGGAATGGTGAGCAACAGATCGATATCGGCAGGCACCTCCCCGCCGAAGTCGGCTACCAGCTTTTTGGCCATTCCCACCAGGCTTTTCGCCTTGTTGTTGGGATAGGAGCAGGAGCGGATATGGGTGAATATTTCATCGGAAGAGGAGGCGGCCATCACCTCCGGTGTGGGAAACGCCTCGAAAAGGGGAGGGGTGATCTGGTTCACCCGTTTGTCGGTACACTGTGCCGACAGAATCACTGCCACCAGCAACTGATAGGGAGTCTGATAGTGTAGCTCTGTCTCTGCCGACTCGGCGTTGGCTTCAAACCAACCGATCACATTTTTATATCGTTCCTTTTTGGTCATATTCCACTTTTTGGCCAAATTATTGAATTTCCCTATTTAACCATCCTCACTTTCTTACATCAGCATTATTTATCCGCCAGTGGGATAAAACGTGCACTCAGGTCGGGGTCCTCCATGTCCGGATCGAGAGGATAGATGGGACGTGGTACTCGCTGATAGGGCAATCGAAGCAGATCCTGATCCACACCTCCCGGTGTGAGCGCCATGATCCAGTCGCCACGCATATCGTATAGTTCGGGCACCAGATATCCGATTTTCACCACCAGGATATCGGTCTCCCGGGGGATGAGGCCCAGATCGGCGAACTGCTTCTCGTAGTGATAGGCATTTCGTTTTTCGGTGACGATGGTATAGATGTTACCGCTCTTCACCACAACCTCGCTGTTGTGCTCATCTTCTTTGATGTGCGTAACGACTCCCCTCAAGCGGAGGGGTGGGGCAAACCGGTCGTCCACCTCCGCACCAGCGGTGGCGTCGACAGTGCCGCCCACACCCGCTTCGATAGCTTTCTTCACCAGTTCCGGATCGGGTATGGAGGCATAAATCAGCGTCTTGCCGCTCTTCTGCAAGGCAGAGTGTTTGAAAAGCTCATGCAGTGTCCAGGTCACATCGCCTGCGCCACCGGCAGTGGGATTGTCGCCCATGTCACTGATGATAAACGGCTGCTTGTCGCTGGCCAGCGCTTTTTCCAGTGCTTCCTCCAGGTAGGTGGTGGGTGCCACGAATTCGAATTCTCTTCTCACATCCCAGAAACGATGAGCCAGTTTCTCTGCTGCTTTACCTACAGCCTCCTTGTCGTCACCGTAAGCCATCACCACCCCGTGGTTGCGTGGTTCATCGGCCCAGGGATAAGACATCCAGATGGCGGCATCGATCACCCTGTCTCCATCCAGTAGGCCCGGTATTTCAGCATAGAGGCTCTTGCCCGGCTCGATGCGTGTGCTCGTTTTCTCTCCCGGCAGGAGGATGGGAACCGGGATCCAGGCTTTATAAGCCGGCTTTCCTTTCCCGCTTTCCAACCTGTCGAGCAGGTTGGTCACAGCCCTTTTCTTCGATTCAATGGCATCCTCGTGCGGAGCCAGACGGTAGCATGTAATCAGGTCGGTGTGCTGTGCCAGTCGCGGAGATACACTGCCGTGCAGGTCCATCGAGGTGGAGATCAGCACCTCTGTGCCCACCAGCTCACGGATGCGCACGATGAAATCACCTTCAGGGTCGTCCAGTCCCTGAACGCTCATCGCACCATGGATATCAAAGAAAAGCCCGTCCAGGGGTAGTGTTTCACTCAGCATCTCCAATGTTTGAGTCACCAGTGACTCATACGCCTCGCGGGTCACGATACCCCCCGGCATGGCATGACCGCGCAGGGTGGGGAGCCATACTGCCCGATCGATGATCCCTGAGTCGGGTGCCATGAAGGGGTAATAGCTGAAAACCTCATCACCCACTCTTGCCCTGAAGGCATCCTCGTGGGAAACTGCGGGTGAGAAGGTGCTCGACTCGATGGCGATACCAGCGATGGCAACTCTGGGTTTTTCACTTTTGTTGCTGTTGCTGCACGATAGGGCAATGATCATCAGAAACAGTGGGAGGACTAATACTATTTTTTTCATTTGAATCTATGTTGATGTAATTTGGTTCAATACATGGATGGTATGTGTGGCAACCAAACAGGCTGTCTCCGTGCGAAGGCGGGTCTCTCCAAGGCTCACAGGCTCAAATCCGTTGTTGATGGCTTCTGCCACTTCCTGCTCACTGAAGTCGCCTTCAGGGCCAATCAATATCAGTACATCTTCACCTTTCCTGTAAGATTGTGCCAATGCAGTTTTGGGCAGATCATAACAGTGGGCAATGAACTTTCTACCGTTAAAAGGTTGTGCAACAAACTCACTAAAGGAACGCATCTCGTCGATGAGGGGCAGCCGGGCCTGTTGTGACTGTTTCATTGCCGAAATCGCAATTTTGGTCAATCGTTCTCTTTTGATCTCCTTCCGCTCGGAGAAATTGCCAAGGACTGGCGTAAACCGATCAACCCCTATCTCGGTTGCCTTCTCCACGAACCACTCGTTGCGGTCCATCTGCTTGGTCGGTCCGAAAGCGAGCTGAATCATAAATGATCTCTTTCGGGGTTCTTCCCATTTACGCAGGATGGTCACCACGCTTTTTTTCGGATGGGAAAGTAGCAACCTGCATTCGTAAAAAGAACCCTCACCGTCCGTGACGGTCAGCAGGTCACCTTCTTGCATGCGCAACACTTTCGCACAGTGCTGCGATTCCTGTTCCGGGAGAATAGGGTTTTCCAGGATCTCGGGACAGAAAAAGAGATTTTCGGCCATTATTTTCAGGATTTATTCTCCCTGCGGTTTATCTCATCACGCAGACTGGTTGCAAGTTCATAATTTTCCTCATTCACTGCCTCCCTGAGCCTCTCTTTAAGGGCATCCAGCCGCAAATCGGTCAACTCCTCCTCTCTCTTCTTAGTGGGCTCCTGTAATGGATCTGCTGCACTTTGTTCGTTATGCTCATCAAAGACAACAGCCATGTTACGCATGATCTCCTCTGTGGTGAAGATGGGAGAATTGGTGCGGATGGCAAGGGCAACAGCATCCGATGTGCGAGAGTCGATGCGATATTCAGTTCCGTTCTGCTCGATTAGCAGCTCCGAGAAAAAGGCACCCTCTTCGAACTTGTATATTACCACCTCTTTAAGCAGAATGCCCAACTCCTTCCAGATGGAACAGATCAAATCATGTGTGAGGGGTCTGGGAGGAGTGATTCCTTCCATCACGATGGCAATCGATTGTGCTTCGGGCGTACCGATGACAATGGGAAGCCGTCTGATTCCCTCCTCCTCAGAAAAAACGAGTGCGTAGGCGCCAGCTTGAACCTGACTGAAAGATATCCCCAGTATGGAAAGTTTAATTTTTTGTGACACGACAGTTTGCAATTATCCGAATCAACCTCAAATATACGAATTAATCGTGAGAGATGGTTGTCAGTCTCATTTTTTTTGATTTTTTCTCCAATTTTGATTGAATGTGCGAAAAATATTGTATCTTTGCATCCGGAAATTCAATATGGTGGTTGTAGCTCAGTTGGTTAGAGCGTCGGATT
This genomic window from Dysgonomonadaceae bacterium zrk40 contains:
- the nth gene encoding endonuclease III, encoding MTKKERYKNVIGWFEANAESAETELHYQTPYQLLVAVILSAQCTDKRVNQITPPLFEAFPTPEVMAASSSDEIFTHIRSCSYPNNKAKSLVGMAKKLVADFGGEVPADIDLLLTIPGVGRKTANVILAVAFDKPAMPVDTHVFRVANRIGLTRNSKTPLETERELVKHIPAPLLSKAHHWLILHGRYVCVARKPKCESCGIREWCSYYAKHQITGI
- the era gene encoding GTPase Era, which gives rise to MEQRKHRSGFVNIVGNPNVGKSTLMNRLVGEKISIITAKAQTTRHRIIGIVNKPGYQVVYSDTPGVLRPNYKLQEQMLTFSLSALQDADVLLYVTDVVEKVDKNDVFLAKVQQLDLPLLLLINKIDQTTQEALEQLVMQWQTLLPKAEIYPISALNNFSVDLVQKRVLELLPESPPYFEKDALTDKPARFFVAEIIREKALLLYQKEVPYAIEAIVEEFLEEKDIIRIRAIILVERDTQKGIVIGHKGESLKKLGTMARKDIERFFEKKIYLQLYVKVEKDWRNRDNLLKTFGYKLD
- a CDS encoding DUF349 domain-containing protein, whose translation is MNTNNNLDEKNLTIETENKEMHPEPDVPVQESKVDTPQAEEVQEADQTAETDADTLPERQEVNEDSDQKLVGETVDSTVSEVLPDVAASVSEETDEQQEKEQEKIDYHLEDGDTSESDETGSEEEESDDDSESDDQTGTLLTVDEIVLKLRGLLDEERPQRKDIDEYKNQFYRTLRNEIEGQKQAFLSAGGEEIDFVANEPALFVEGKELLQKIREKRSAITAMEEAEKEKNVARKLAIIEQVKQLTQNQGQEDFNKVYQEFKSLQQEWNEIKMIPQARVNELWKSYQHYVEIFYDLVRINNEFREYDFKKNLESKTELCEAAERLDEESDVVSAFHQLQNLHQEWREIGPVSRKEREEIWNRFKEASTSINKKYQAHFEALRGKEDENLELKTSLCEKLEAIDYSQIKTIRDWNSKVKEVLEIQTQWRQIGYVPRKWNTKIYKRYRAACDFFFRSKNEYYKTLRNEMEENLRKKMELCERAEAMKESQDWRKTTQDFIEIQKEWKNIGIVPHKYVDSVWKRFIAACDYFFEQKKIHTSSQNEEESKNLDAKKKIVEKINQLDPSLSAEDALSLLHNLMDEWYAIGHVPYKMKDRVYREFYDATEAQFDRLNIDKEERKLESFKSNIADMSRSGNAQSQLLREREKLMRQYDRMKNELQTYENNIGFLSVSSKKGNHLVDDMNQKVEKIKTELQMILKKIETLDKEL
- a CDS encoding galactose mutarotase, with the translated sequence MKLNRMIWLMALIAVVGCTNKQKEAPAEQTTLSGLKKTDFQSEVNGDSTDLYLLINANGMEVAITNYGGRIVSVMAPDKEGNMKDVVLGFDNIEDYMAVNNDFGATIGRYANRIANGKVTIDGVEYDLPKNNFGHTLHGGPNGFQKQIFKALQPDSQSVVLTYLSVDGEENFPGNLNVKVTMTLTDNNAIDIVYEAETDKETVVNLTNHSYFNLSGDPSQTILDHMLMVYADEYTPVDETFMTTGAIEKVEGTPMDFRTAVAIGEKVDQYDFEQLKNGDGYDHNWVLNTNGDVSMVAASVWSPVTGIKLDVYTNEPGIQIYSGNFLDGTVTGKKEITYQKRAAVCLETQKFPDSPNKPDWPSPYLKPGEKYSSRCIYQFSVID
- the der gene encoding ribosome biogenesis GTPase Der, encoding MQNLVAIVGRPNVGKSTLFNRLTQSREAIVTETAGTTRDRQYGKVNWNGKEFSLVDTGGWVVDSDDVMEDEINKQVRIAMDEADVILFVVDVMNGLTDLDTSVAHMLRRSGKPVVVVSNKSDNFDLGHQAAEFYTLGLGDPFSVSAINGSGTGDLLDHILTLFTSSGEEEVLDDVPRFAVVGRPNAGKSSIINALIGEERSIVTDIAGTTRDSIYMRYNKFGMDFYLVDTAGIRKRGKVNEDLEYFSVIRSIRVIENADVCILMLDATRGIESQDLNIFSLIQKNRKGLVVFVNKWDLVEGKDNMVIKTFENAIRQRLAPFTDFPIIFGSALTKQRILKVMDLAKEVYLNKKRKVATSKLNEKLLPIIERTPPPAIKGKYIKVKYITQLPKTQVPSFVFFCNLPQWIKEPYKRFIENRMREIWDFSGTPINIFFREK
- a CDS encoding ketoacyl-ACP synthase III produces the protein MRQQNAVITGIAASLPDYILTNEELSTMVDTTDEWIMTRVGIKERRILKGEEMGISVLGTKAVADLLAKTGTAPQEVDAVIFATSTPDHFFPSAASIVAENNHIKNAFCFDMEVACSGFVYGLEICNGLIKTGKYKKIILLAGDKMSAITNYNDRTTCPLFGDAAAAVLIEPTDEELGIIDAELHSDGVGYKPLHMKAGGSKYPASHETVDKNEHTVYQDGKVVFKYAVSRMAEVSESIMKRNNLTADDVDWLVPHQANLRIIDATVERTGLSTDKVMVNIERYGNTSAGTIPVCLWEWESKLRKGDNIILTAFGAGFSWGSVYLKWGYDGNKETDKK
- a CDS encoding DUF177 domain-containing protein, translated to MAKFSLYNISLKNLSFGTHTYAYDLDRKFFEAIDGDEVRKGNVKVMVTVKRTSSTFEFDFELKGVVQVPCTRCLDDMNQEVDTTNRLIVKFGKEYSEESDEIVIIPEEEGEINIAWFLYEFVALCIPIKHVHPAGECNRAVSSKLRKHRAVSTDEEDADDEIADDDELASEEDSQTGDPRWDALKGLSFEDND
- the rpmF gene encoding 50S ribosomal protein L32: MAHPKRRQSSARQGKRRAHDHAKMPTMAICPNCGAWHIYHTVCGECGYYRGKLAIEKEVTA